In Dyadobacter subterraneus, a single genomic region encodes these proteins:
- a CDS encoding DUF2461 domain-containing protein, translated as MSKEQQYIPASSLDFLKVLRENNNRDWFNVHKDEFIEQQAFVEEFAGLLLNELNKHDLIETPSGKKILHRIYRDTRFSKEKIPYKTNWSGSFTRATKQRRGGYYFHIEPGNSFVAGGFQGPNAEDLKRIRDEISFDPAPLRKILNSKPFKDTFGTLQGEQVKTTPKGFGKNDPSIELLRFKQFLLIKRFSDDQVLSGSLLKEASDAFKNMRPFFDYMSEVLTTDMDGINL; from the coding sequence ATGTCAAAAGAGCAGCAATATATTCCGGCATCAAGTCTGGACTTTTTAAAAGTATTAAGAGAAAATAATAACCGTGACTGGTTTAATGTGCATAAGGATGAATTTATTGAACAACAGGCTTTCGTAGAAGAATTCGCAGGATTGTTGCTGAATGAACTCAACAAACATGATTTAATTGAAACGCCGTCAGGCAAAAAAATCCTGCACCGGATTTACCGCGATACACGTTTTTCAAAAGAAAAAATTCCATACAAAACCAACTGGAGTGGCAGCTTTACAAGGGCAACTAAACAAAGAAGAGGCGGATATTATTTTCATATCGAACCGGGAAACAGCTTTGTAGCCGGCGGATTTCAGGGGCCTAATGCGGAAGATCTTAAAAGGATCCGTGATGAAATTAGTTTTGACCCGGCACCTTTGCGAAAAATTCTGAATAGTAAACCTTTCAAAGATACGTTCGGGACTTTGCAGGGTGAACAGGTGAAAACTACACCCAAAGGTTTTGGTAAAAATGATCCGTCTATTGAGCTTCTTCGTTTTAAACAATTTTTGCTGATCAAAAGATTTTCAGATGATCAGGTTCTCAGCGGTTCCTTGTTAAAAGAAGCCAGTGACGCCTTTAAAAATATGCGTCCATTTTTTGATTATATGAGTGAAGTTCTGACTACGGATATGGACGGAATTAATCTTTGA
- a CDS encoding GlxA family transcriptional regulator — MNELQVTKHSKLVVIVAFPNLPLLEIAGPGDVFYQASKVLHEKVGIENAYKVIVVAADRSNEVVTRSGIAVSCPLKIEDINQPIDTLLVAGYTFNNPVIERSDLYQWLSQIYPKVRRIGSICVGTFALAKAGLLSNKNVTTHWEKGDKLHDDFPDILVNSSQLFIKDGNIYTSGGVSSATDLSLALVEEDYGREIAVSVARHLVLYLKRPGFQNQFADLLPEPELGNSVLGRIQSWMISNLNKDLSVEQLAAQSNMSPRNFARVFLKETGLTPAKFVEKFRVEMARKLLEESDLNIEQIAEKTGLVSLVSMRRIFLRNLMVTPSDYRRSFKTTKNEVGV; from the coding sequence GTGAATGAATTGCAAGTAACGAAGCACTCAAAACTTGTTGTAATCGTCGCATTCCCGAACCTGCCATTACTCGAAATTGCAGGTCCGGGCGATGTGTTTTATCAGGCATCCAAAGTTCTTCATGAAAAGGTTGGCATTGAAAACGCTTATAAAGTCATTGTAGTCGCCGCCGACCGTTCCAATGAAGTCGTAACAAGATCCGGAATTGCGGTGAGTTGTCCGCTTAAAATCGAAGATATCAATCAACCTATTGATACACTGCTCGTTGCGGGATACACTTTTAATAATCCTGTCATTGAGAGATCGGATTTGTATCAATGGCTTTCACAGATATATCCGAAAGTCCGTCGAATCGGTTCTATTTGTGTGGGTACATTTGCCTTGGCAAAAGCCGGACTTTTAAGCAATAAAAATGTAACAACTCACTGGGAAAAGGGCGACAAATTGCATGATGATTTTCCTGATATACTCGTTAATTCATCCCAGTTGTTTATAAAAGACGGAAATATTTATACTTCGGGAGGAGTCTCTTCCGCAACTGATTTGTCACTGGCTTTGGTAGAAGAAGATTATGGCCGGGAAATTGCCGTTTCCGTCGCCCGGCATCTTGTACTTTACCTGAAACGTCCCGGATTTCAAAATCAATTTGCAGACCTGTTACCAGAACCGGAATTGGGAAATAGCGTCCTGGGTAGAATTCAAAGCTGGATGATTTCGAATTTGAATAAAGATCTAAGTGTGGAACAGCTCGCCGCTCAGAGCAATATGAGCCCAAGAAATTTTGCAAGAGTTTTTTTGAAAGAAACAGGTTTAACACCTGCCAAATTCGTAGAAAAATTTCGTGTAGAAATGGCGCGTAAATTACTTGAAGAAAGCGATTTAAATATCGAACAAATTGCAGAAAAAACCGGACTGGTAAGCCTTGTTTCCATGCGAAGAATTTTCCTCCGAAACCTGATGGTGACCCCGAGCGATTACCGACGCAGTTTTAAAACAACTAAAAATGAAGTTGGAGTTTGA
- the gap gene encoding type I glyceraldehyde-3-phosphate dehydrogenase: protein MKIAINGFGRIGRMTLRALQNKENVEVVAINDLTDIKTLTHLLKYDSSHGHFPGQVSEDGTHIKVNGKDIVLLSEKDPEKLPWKNLDIDVVIESTGRFTDRKHAQSHINAGAKKVLITAPATGGVKTIVSGVNNDIITADDDIYSTASCTTNAIAPVLHVLDKEFGIESGYMSTVHAFTADQVLQDAPHRDLRRARAASQSIIPTTTGAAKAIGDVLTGLKGKLDGFSYRVPVVDGSIVDLSLNLSTEVSADDINEVLKKYASNELNGVLEYTEEQFVSVDILGNTHSSIVDGTLTRSIGKIVKVVAWYDNEVGISNRISELVSELINTTK, encoded by the coding sequence ATGAAAATTGCAATCAATGGTTTCGGAAGAATTGGACGTATGACTTTACGTGCATTACAAAATAAGGAAAATGTTGAAGTTGTAGCGATCAACGATTTGACTGATATAAAAACGCTTACACACCTACTTAAATACGATTCCTCACATGGCCACTTTCCAGGCCAGGTTTCGGAAGACGGTACTCATATCAAAGTAAACGGAAAGGATATTGTTCTTTTAAGTGAAAAAGATCCTGAAAAACTTCCCTGGAAAAATCTTGATATTGATGTTGTTATTGAATCGACGGGCCGGTTTACAGATCGTAAACATGCACAGTCGCATATTAACGCCGGTGCAAAAAAGGTACTGATTACAGCTCCTGCAACCGGTGGTGTCAAAACGATTGTGAGCGGTGTTAACAATGACATTATTACCGCCGATGATGATATTTATTCAACGGCTTCCTGTACAACCAACGCGATTGCCCCTGTTCTTCATGTACTTGATAAGGAATTCGGAATTGAATCCGGTTATATGAGTACGGTTCATGCTTTCACCGCCGATCAGGTTTTGCAGGATGCGCCTCACCGGGATTTAAGAAGAGCCAGAGCTGCGAGTCAATCCATTATACCAACCACAACTGGTGCAGCAAAAGCGATTGGTGATGTTTTGACAGGTTTAAAAGGCAAACTGGATGGATTTTCTTACCGGGTTCCTGTGGTGGATGGTTCAATTGTCGATCTTTCTCTGAATTTGTCGACTGAGGTTTCGGCTGATGATATTAATGAAGTATTGAAAAAATATGCGTCCAATGAGCTGAATGGCGTGCTTGAATATACAGAAGAACAATTTGTGTCGGTTGACATTTTAGGTAATACGCACTCATCCATTGTCGACGGAACGCTGACAAGAAGTATTGGAAAAATTGTGAAGGTGGTTGCCTGGTACGACAATGAAGTCGGAATTTCAAACCGGATTTCCGAACTTGTCTCCGAACTCATAAATACTACAAAATAA
- a CDS encoding response regulator, translated as MKLGIIDDEWICSFLAQKLIQKVVPDSEISHFKNGLEAIDFMKQNRLSPLSLPEFILLDINMPVANGWDFLDMLNDLEISNYHPVIYISSSSQDPEDIAMAKKYASVKGFLPKPLTPFKLAGVLDNIGE; from the coding sequence ATGAAATTAGGCATTATTGATGATGAATGGATTTGTAGCTTTCTTGCTCAAAAGCTGATTCAGAAAGTTGTGCCTGATTCTGAAATTTCGCATTTCAAAAATGGGCTGGAAGCAATTGATTTTATGAAGCAAAACCGGCTGAGTCCTTTATCTCTTCCAGAATTTATCCTACTTGACATTAACATGCCAGTGGCGAACGGGTGGGATTTTCTGGATATGTTAAACGATCTTGAAATAAGCAATTACCATCCTGTAATCTATATATCCAGCTCATCACAGGATCCGGAAGATATAGCAATGGCCAAAAAGTACGCTTCCGTTAAGGGATTTCTCCCCAAACCATTAACACCTTTCAAGCTTGCAGGTGTACTTGACAATATTGGAGAATAA
- a CDS encoding isomerase — protein MITSVEEMISQYMNAWNGTGIEEYQREFAKCWAVDGAYTDPNFDNINGVDGIAGLAHKSLETFPVRTFSELTVPDYHHNVGRYTWKVELPGETREGFDYFEFNESYQITRIVSFFGPLTNIG, from the coding sequence ATGATAACATCAGTTGAAGAAATGATAAGCCAATATATGAATGCATGGAATGGCACGGGGATCGAGGAATACCAAAGAGAATTCGCTAAATGTTGGGCAGTAGATGGTGCCTATACCGATCCGAACTTTGATAACATTAACGGTGTAGATGGAATTGCAGGACTGGCGCACAAATCGCTTGAAACTTTTCCTGTCAGGACTTTTTCTGAACTGACGGTTCCGGACTATCACCATAACGTAGGCCGCTACACCTGGAAGGTAGAATTACCCGGAGAAACTCGGGAAGGGTTTGATTATTTTGAGTTTAACGAAAGCTACCAGATCACACGAATTGTCAGCTTTTTTGGTCCTTTAACCAATATTGGCTAG
- a CDS encoding Crp/Fnr family transcriptional regulator — MYELIFANFAMHITLSMEEIEEIKLKLEYKIVKKNELLLKSGEVCRNFYFVNQGCLRIFNTDEKGEEHNLLFLPENWWAVDMTSFSEQKPAFYTISSLEKTELFYLNYNVLEELYQTVPKLERFFRIMIQNGFSLYQQRIISNLSMPAEERYQLFQNQYPKLEQRIAQKHIASYLGITPVFLSMMRKKYQRAR; from the coding sequence ATGTATGAGCTCATTTTTGCCAATTTTGCCATGCACATAACATTGAGCATGGAAGAAATCGAAGAGATTAAGTTGAAATTGGAATATAAAATAGTGAAGAAAAATGAGCTGCTGCTGAAATCCGGAGAAGTTTGCAGGAATTTCTATTTTGTAAACCAGGGTTGCCTGCGGATCTTCAATACTGACGAAAAAGGCGAAGAACATAATTTGTTGTTTTTGCCTGAAAATTGGTGGGCAGTGGATATGACCAGTTTTTCAGAACAAAAGCCTGCTTTCTATACCATAAGTTCGTTGGAGAAAACAGAGCTATTTTATCTTAATTACAACGTGCTTGAAGAGCTTTACCAGACAGTTCCCAAACTGGAACGTTTCTTTCGGATCATGATCCAGAATGGTTTTAGTTTATATCAGCAACGAATTATATCGAATTTGTCAATGCCGGCGGAAGAGCGCTATCAGTTATTTCAAAACCAATATCCAAAACTGGAACAACGTATCGCCCAAAAACATATCGCATCTTATCTGGGAATTACGCCGGTATTTTTAAGTATGATGCGAAAAAAATATCAAAGAGCCCGGTAG
- a CDS encoding outer membrane beta-barrel family protein, translated as MKTILNILLLLLSFQLFAQQNLTGIVSDEKGQPLDFATVTLSQNGQVLTSQLTEAGKFTLTNLNQSPYELAVSLIGYKSVLRVFNMPKDSLNITLLNDDLQLNEVSIVFKKPTIERQIDRVVFNVANSILASGGTAWDALSRAPGVQTGNDGGVKANNKKVTVYMDGKPVRLSGDDLSAYLQSIPSDNIAKIEVMPNPSSKYEAQGGAVINIISKKATMDGFNASLSGGYTRGQMNRYTSNGVFNYRKNKLNIFGSYGYSDRSIQRDINFYTNYQTPTSSAYWDLNKVTVVKSKINNYTAGADYNLTENQVVGVLITGNNTANAGYGTAITDIYNNHKPKADSVLNTLSTNRGHANQYSFNLNYKIKLDSARGGGPGRSLNIDLDYAPFSKDNVQNLKNSMILPDESLAFAPYQTSSPSIQKIDIWSGKVDYGYSLGKILTMESGLKYTSITSENQFDFYNTPDVVPVLDPTRSDRFQYTENTAAAYTSLAGVSSKWNFKGGLRAEYTRTKGFSHSLDSINVKKYLRIFPTAFVTYKASENSEFGFAYSKRIERPDYRQLNPAKNYSSPYNYQSGNPFLRPAIINNLQIRYTLHQNYTFSAVYTTTKDMASNVTVQNNDTKTFYDTQQNIGSIRDIGIEFSSIHHAASWWEINNTAQGYFRNQSSNQPGNTYSDKQFYFYLRTDHAFTIDNNNGLKAEMSAWYNSAVQQGTLKLARTYDLSIGISKPVFNKQGTIRLSASDILLGNPYRIIINNQGQNNGIYQKNDTRTFTVSFSYKLGKNLAAARKRTTASEEEKRRAN; from the coding sequence ATGAAAACGATACTTAACATTTTACTCCTGCTGCTTTCTTTTCAACTATTTGCACAGCAAAATCTGACCGGAATTGTCAGTGATGAAAAAGGCCAACCACTTGATTTTGCCACAGTAACACTTTCCCAAAACGGACAGGTGTTAACCAGTCAGTTGACTGAGGCTGGAAAATTTACATTGACAAATTTGAATCAGTCGCCCTATGAACTTGCGGTTTCGCTGATTGGCTATAAATCTGTTTTGCGTGTATTCAATATGCCAAAGGATAGTCTCAATATTACCTTATTAAATGATGATCTTCAACTGAACGAAGTTTCTATTGTTTTTAAAAAACCAACGATTGAACGACAAATAGACAGAGTTGTCTTTAATGTTGCAAATAGTATTCTTGCCAGCGGCGGCACAGCCTGGGATGCATTAAGCAGAGCACCAGGCGTACAGACTGGCAATGACGGCGGCGTAAAAGCGAACAATAAAAAAGTCACCGTTTATATGGATGGAAAACCTGTACGTTTGTCGGGCGATGATCTCTCTGCTTATCTGCAAAGTATTCCGTCTGATAATATTGCCAAAATAGAAGTGATGCCAAACCCGTCGTCAAAATACGAAGCTCAGGGTGGTGCGGTGATTAATATTATATCAAAAAAGGCGACAATGGATGGTTTCAACGCCAGTTTGAGCGGTGGTTATACACGCGGACAAATGAACAGGTATACCAGTAACGGGGTTTTCAACTATCGCAAAAACAAGTTGAACATTTTTGGAAGTTACGGCTACTCCGACCGTAGTATTCAGCGCGACATCAACTTTTATACGAATTACCAGACACCGACCTCTTCTGCTTACTGGGACCTGAACAAGGTCACTGTAGTCAAAAGCAAAATCAATAATTATACCGCCGGAGCTGATTATAATCTAACGGAAAATCAGGTTGTTGGTGTGCTTATTACCGGTAATAATACTGCAAATGCCGGATATGGTACGGCCATTACCGACATTTATAACAATCATAAACCAAAGGCCGATTCTGTTTTAAATACATTGAGTACCAACCGTGGACATGCAAATCAATATAGTTTCAATCTGAATTATAAGATTAAACTGGATAGCGCCCGTGGCGGCGGACCGGGTAGAAGCCTGAATATCGATCTGGACTATGCTCCATTTTCAAAAGATAATGTGCAGAACCTGAAAAATTCAATGATTTTGCCGGATGAAAGTTTAGCATTTGCTCCGTATCAAACTTCCTCTCCTTCCATCCAAAAAATAGATATCTGGTCTGGTAAAGTCGATTATGGTTATTCGCTTGGCAAAATACTGACGATGGAGTCCGGTTTGAAATACACCAGCATCACCAGTGAAAACCAGTTTGATTTTTACAACACACCAGATGTTGTGCCCGTTTTGGATCCGACCAGAAGTGACAGATTTCAATATACTGAAAATACCGCGGCAGCTTATACCAGCTTGGCAGGCGTTTCAAGTAAATGGAATTTTAAAGGTGGCTTACGTGCAGAATATACACGCACGAAAGGATTTTCGCATTCTCTGGATTCTATCAACGTGAAAAAATACCTGCGCATTTTCCCAACGGCATTTGTAACCTACAAAGCCTCTGAAAACAGCGAGTTTGGTTTTGCTTATTCCAAAAGAATTGAGCGTCCGGATTACAGACAACTGAATCCGGCGAAAAATTATTCGAGCCCATACAACTACCAAAGTGGAAATCCATTTTTGAGACCTGCTATCATTAACAATCTCCAAATCAGATACACACTTCATCAAAATTATACTTTCTCGGCCGTCTACACGACGACAAAGGATATGGCCAGCAACGTTACCGTCCAGAATAATGATACTAAAACTTTCTACGATACCCAGCAAAACATTGGAAGTATCAGAGATATTGGTATTGAATTTTCGTCTATTCATCATGCCGCTTCCTGGTGGGAAATTAATAATACCGCACAAGGATATTTTAGAAATCAAAGCTCCAATCAGCCTGGAAATACATACAGCGACAAGCAGTTTTATTTTTATCTAAGAACTGATCATGCCTTCACCATTGACAACAACAACGGATTAAAAGCGGAAATGAGCGCCTGGTATAACAGCGCCGTGCAACAGGGAACGCTGAAACTTGCCAGAACTTACGATTTAAGTATCGGAATCAGCAAACCGGTTTTTAATAAACAGGGAACAATCCGGCTGAGTGCATCAGATATTCTTCTGGGCAATCCTTACCGAATTATAATCAATAACCAGGGACAAAATAATGGTATCTATCAAAAAAATGACACGCGCACTTTCACGGTAAGTTTCTCTTACAAATTGGGAAAAAACCTGGCCGCCGCACGTAAAAGAACAACAGCGAGTGAGGAAGAAAAAAGAAGAGCAAACTGA
- a CDS encoding sensor histidine kinase: MKWFKSKYTYVLIVLSLLLSGGLQIVWLQQLFFAQQKQLKEEIEHFVSSTAQTNMYYSITSFENPGNVRQIKQLFLSPQWEQLRRAFDNMKMDNLSSTASITIEDDSTSVSMHFSMKDNVVKRKRRRPVVKNTGKTPEELRISDSLSLVIMKQKVEKGLRKIGITSPLYDNIYVYDSNEVFKSNVPKQLRPDFVSSKYLYNIQNIYRYQLVLPSVDNVVWYRMRYYLASSLLMILLTCTAFYYILRLLRKQQLYADAKADFTSNMTHEFKTPIATVSLALESIKKYNLINNPETLQNYLDISQHELKRLDLMVEKVLNISKGNETEQPLKLELYDVQSGLQQVISSMQLQLMNSHASIQFDASEEPCFVFGDPVHLTNIFYNLIDNAIKYSGNGLAMEICCKCNADHVTISFKDNGPGIDKIYHDNIFERFFRIPTTGDIHDIKGSGLGLHYVKQMIEKHSGTIKIKSETGSGANFIITLPAAS, translated from the coding sequence ATGAAATGGTTTAAATCAAAATATACATATGTGCTGATCGTGCTTTCGCTGCTTCTGAGCGGCGGGTTGCAGATCGTATGGCTGCAGCAACTTTTTTTTGCGCAGCAGAAACAGCTGAAAGAAGAGATAGAGCATTTTGTAAGCTCAACCGCTCAGACAAATATGTATTACAGCATTACTTCCTTTGAAAACCCGGGAAATGTTCGGCAGATTAAACAGCTCTTTTTGTCTCCGCAATGGGAGCAGCTTCGCCGGGCATTTGATAATATGAAAATGGATAACCTGAGTTCCACAGCCAGCATCACCATTGAGGATGACAGTACTTCGGTAAGTATGCATTTCAGTATGAAAGACAATGTGGTCAAAAGGAAGCGGAGGCGACCTGTGGTTAAGAATACAGGAAAAACTCCGGAAGAGCTGCGAATAAGTGACAGTTTATCACTTGTGATTATGAAACAAAAGGTTGAGAAAGGGCTCAGGAAAATAGGAATCACGTCGCCCCTTTACGACAATATTTATGTTTACGACAGTAATGAAGTATTTAAAAGCAACGTCCCAAAACAATTACGTCCGGATTTTGTCAGTAGCAAATATCTGTATAACATACAAAATATATACAGATATCAATTAGTATTACCTTCCGTTGACAATGTAGTCTGGTACAGGATGCGGTATTATCTGGCTTCATCTTTACTCATGATTTTGCTGACTTGCACTGCGTTTTATTATATATTGAGACTGCTGCGAAAACAACAATTATACGCCGATGCGAAGGCAGATTTTACCAGCAACATGACCCACGAGTTTAAAACGCCTATTGCAACCGTTTCGCTTGCACTGGAATCAATCAAAAAATATAATCTGATCAACAATCCGGAAACGCTGCAAAATTATCTGGATATCAGTCAGCATGAATTGAAAAGACTTGATTTGATGGTGGAAAAAGTATTGAATATCAGCAAAGGAAATGAAACGGAACAACCGCTTAAACTGGAACTTTATGATGTGCAATCAGGCTTGCAGCAGGTAATTTCGTCGATGCAGCTGCAATTAATGAACAGTCATGCGAGTATCCAATTTGATGCCTCGGAAGAACCATGTTTTGTATTCGGGGATCCGGTTCATTTGACCAATATTTTTTATAATCTGATTGACAACGCGATTAAATATTCAGGAAATGGTCTGGCGATGGAAATATGCTGCAAATGTAATGCGGACCATGTAACAATCAGTTTTAAAGATAATGGTCCCGGAATTGACAAAATTTATCATGATAACATTTTTGAAAGGTTTTTCAGAATTCCGACAACGGGAGATATTCATGATATCAAAGGATCAGGACTTGGCCTTCATTATGTGAAACAAATGATTGAAAAACACAGCGGAACGATTAAAATTAAAAGCGAAACCGGCAGCGGAGCCAATTTTATAATTACTTTACCAGCAGCATCATGA
- a CDS encoding response regulator transcription factor → MSFKVLYVEDEPFLSRIVSDGLTSSGYTVHLVADGNLVMDAYQSFKPDICILDIMLPSKDGYTLAKELREIQPDLPIIFLSAKVLTEDVVKGFKSGGNDYLKKPFGMEELLVRMEALLHRFGKEAIRQNAQNSKIYSFGNCELDTVQQKLKTSSGEHSLSFKESALLEMMILKKNDVLERQEALLKIWGDDSYYNTRSMDVFMTHIRKLLKDEPGIQIMNLRSIGYKLIC, encoded by the coding sequence ATGAGTTTTAAAGTATTATATGTTGAGGATGAACCGTTTTTGTCCCGCATTGTCAGCGATGGATTAACGAGCAGTGGTTATACCGTTCACCTGGTTGCCGACGGAAATCTGGTAATGGATGCTTACCAATCTTTTAAACCGGATATTTGCATTCTTGATATTATGCTGCCTTCAAAAGATGGTTACACCCTGGCAAAGGAACTCCGGGAAATCCAGCCGGATCTTCCTATCATCTTTTTATCCGCAAAAGTACTTACCGAAGATGTTGTAAAGGGCTTTAAATCAGGCGGAAACGATTATCTGAAAAAACCATTCGGTATGGAGGAATTGCTGGTAAGGATGGAAGCTTTGCTTCACCGTTTTGGAAAAGAGGCAATCCGTCAAAACGCTCAAAACAGCAAGATTTATTCATTTGGAAACTGTGAACTTGATACCGTTCAGCAGAAATTAAAAACATCATCCGGTGAGCATTCACTTTCTTTTAAAGAATCGGCATTGCTGGAGATGATGATCCTGAAAAAAAATGATGTGCTCGAACGGCAGGAAGCGTTGTTGAAAATCTGGGGTGATGATAGTTATTACAACACCAGAAGTATGGATGTTTTCATGACGCATATCCGGAAATTGCTAAAAGACGAGCCTGGAATCCAGATTATGAATTTGAGGAGTATAGGATATAAACTGATTTGTTAA
- a CDS encoding alkene reductase, whose protein sequence is MSKLLAPYNKNGFSLKNHLVMAPMTRSRAIDNIPNDLMAEYYAQRKGAGLIITEGTSPTPEGLGYPRIPGIFSEEQVNGWKKVTDAVHQNNTKIFVQFMHTGRIAHADNLPEGSEVIGVSDIKASGQIFTDKSGMQDHSQPKALTTEEVKKLILSYVKSAENAVQAGFDGVELHGANGYLIEQFLNPNINNRTDQYGGSLENRSSFVLEIVEKMADAIGKDKVGIRFSPFSNMGDLADYDPDEVHQTYAYLAEKLNGIGIVYIHISVSPKIPKETLDAIRSNFKGTIIICNSLTPESAEQMLNDESSDLAAFGRSFLANPDLDKRIETKATLNEVDFSTAYTPGKKGYTDYPVLADTISA, encoded by the coding sequence ATGAGCAAGCTATTAGCACCTTATAACAAAAATGGATTTTCACTGAAAAATCACCTGGTAATGGCGCCTATGACCAGAAGCCGGGCAATCGATAATATTCCAAATGACTTAATGGCGGAGTATTACGCTCAGCGGAAAGGAGCGGGATTAATCATCACGGAAGGCACTTCGCCTACACCCGAAGGTTTGGGTTATCCACGTATTCCGGGAATATTTTCAGAGGAACAGGTTAACGGCTGGAAAAAAGTTACAGATGCGGTTCATCAAAATAACACAAAAATTTTTGTGCAGTTTATGCATACCGGCCGCATTGCGCATGCAGATAATCTGCCTGAGGGAAGTGAAGTGATCGGAGTTTCCGACATCAAAGCCAGCGGTCAGATCTTTACGGATAAATCCGGAATGCAGGATCATTCACAGCCCAAAGCATTAACAACAGAAGAAGTAAAAAAACTTATTTTAAGTTATGTAAAATCTGCCGAAAATGCTGTCCAAGCTGGTTTTGACGGTGTTGAACTTCATGGAGCCAACGGTTACCTGATTGAACAATTTTTGAATCCAAATATCAATAACCGTACTGATCAGTATGGAGGAAGTTTGGAAAACAGATCTTCTTTTGTTCTTGAAATTGTTGAGAAAATGGCGGATGCCATTGGAAAAGATAAGGTAGGAATTCGTTTTTCGCCATTTTCAAACATGGGTGATCTGGCTGATTATGATCCGGATGAGGTCCATCAAACATACGCCTATCTGGCAGAAAAGCTGAATGGGATTGGAATTGTCTATATTCACATAAGTGTTTCACCCAAAATCCCAAAGGAAACATTAGATGCTATTCGTTCAAATTTCAAGGGGACGATAATCATTTGTAACAGCCTGACGCCTGAAAGTGCTGAGCAAATGCTGAATGATGAATCCTCAGATCTGGCAGCTTTTGGCCGTTCGTTTTTGGCGAATCCTGATCTTGATAAAAGAATTGAAACAAAAGCAACTTTGAATGAAGTGGATTTTTCAACAGCTTATACGCCGGGGAAAAAAGGCTACACGGATTATCCTGTTTTAGCTGACACCATAAGTGCTTAA
- a CDS encoding cupin domain-containing protein, which yields MEEIKKPAQIVTPDDGDLISVVGNTYRIVISGKQTGGAFAIIDMLVPAGGGPGPHAHAGFDESFYVLDGEIEVKTENGKYVAKKGDIAHIPKGGLIHCFKNITEQTARLWCTVVPAGLDDFFLEAGKPVKKGEFIPASEPSAEEKKILFALAEKYGQKLYPPDYLD from the coding sequence ATGGAAGAGATAAAAAAGCCTGCGCAAATTGTAACACCCGATGATGGAGATCTTATTTCGGTGGTTGGTAATACGTACCGTATCGTAATTTCTGGTAAGCAAACCGGTGGCGCTTTTGCCATTATTGATATGCTGGTTCCGGCCGGAGGTGGGCCAGGCCCGCATGCACATGCAGGTTTCGACGAATCTTTTTATGTGCTGGATGGAGAAATTGAAGTGAAAACTGAAAATGGAAAATATGTTGCCAAAAAGGGAGATATCGCCCATATTCCCAAAGGTGGACTAATTCATTGTTTCAAAAACATAACTGAACAAACCGCCCGGCTTTGGTGTACTGTGGTTCCTGCCGGACTGGATGATTTTTTTCTGGAAGCAGGAAAACCTGTCAAAAAAGGAGAATTTATTCCAGCTTCGGAACCAAGTGCAGAGGAAAAAAAGATACTTTTCGCATTGGCTGAAAAATACGGGCAGAAATTGTATCCGCCTGATTATCTGGATTAA